Proteins from one Anopheles nili chromosome 2, idAnoNiliSN_F5_01, whole genome shotgun sequence genomic window:
- the LOC128720675 gene encoding pro-resilin → MAHFGSAAIIIIAITSKQSAVRANVDRIRRARMMGHHCKLAAVVVLCCAVLVPARASTSLAKREAPLPPGGSYLPPSGGAGGGYPAAQTPSSSYGAPGGGAGGWSGNGNGRGPSSGGPSQSYGAPSAPSQSYGAPSAPSQSYGAPSAPSQSYGAPSFGGQSSGGFGGHSSGGHSGGNGGNGYSSGRPSSQYGPPQQQQQQSFRPPSTSYGVPAAPSQSYGTPSQQSGNGYSSGRPSSQYGAPSQSNGNGFGSRPSTSYGAPSRPSTQYGAPSNGNGNGYAGNGNGHSFGNGNGHGNGHSNGNGNNGYSRGPARQPSQQYGAPQAPSQQYGAPSQQAPSQQYGAPAQAPSQQYGAPAQAPSQQYGAPAQAPSQQYGAPAQAPSQQYGAPAQAPSQQYGAPAQAPSRQYGPPAQAPSSQYGAPAPSRPSSQYGPPAQAPSSQYGPPAQAPRQPSQQYGAPAQTPSSQYGAPAQAPSSQYGAPAQTPSSQYGAPAQTPSSQYGAPSFGSTGGSSFGGPGSVGGSYQVSSSGNGFSQASFSASSFSSNGRTSQSAGGFSSGGPSHSAGGFSSGGPSQVPATIPQGYSSNGGYNY, encoded by the exons ATGGCACACTTCGGCAGtgccgccatcatcatcatcgccatcaccTCGAAGCAATCG GCAGTGCGCGCCAACGTCGACCGGATACGCCGCGCTAGAATGATGGGACATCATTGCAAGCTGGCCGCAGTCGTGGTGCTGTGTTGCGCCGTGCTCGTTCCGGCTCGGGCTTCGACGAGCTTGGCCAAACGTGAAGCACCATTGCCACCGGGTGGTAGCTATCTGCCACCTTcaggtggtgctggtggaggtTATCCAGCGGCGCAGACACCTTCTTCCAGCTACGGTGCtccgggtggtggtgctggaggATGGAGTGGTAACGGTAATGGCCGAGGACCTTCGTCGGGTGGTCCTTCGCAGTCGTACGGAGCTCCTTCGGCTCCATCGCAGTCCTATGGAGCTCCTTCAGCTCCGTCCCAGTCATATGGAGCTCCTTCGGCGCCATCTCAGTCGTACGGTGCACCAAGCTTCGGTGGCCAGAGTTCGGGAGGATTTGGTGGACACAGCTCGGGTGGACACTCGGGTGGAAATGGCGGCAATGGCTACTCAAGCGGACGTCCTTCGAGCCAGTATGGTCctccgcaacagcagcaacagcaatctTTCCGTCCACCATCGACGAGCTACGGTGTTCCGGCAGCGCCATCCCAATCGTATGGTACGCCATCTCAGCAGTCTGGTAATGGCTATTCCAGTGGTCGTCCTTCATCTCAGTACGGTGCGCCAtcgcaatcgaacggaaacggattCGGTAGCCGCCCTTCGACCAGCTACGGTGCCCCAAGCCGTCCGTCGACCCAATATGGTGCTCCTTCCAACGGAAACGGTAACGGATATgctggaaacggaaacggacaTAGCTTCGGCAACGGAAATGGACATGGAAATGGTCacagcaacggcaacggcaacaATGGCTACTCTCGTGGACCAGCTCGTCAACCGTCGCAGCAGTACGGAGCTCCGCAGGCTCCTTCTCAGCAGTACGGAGCTCCTTCTCAGCAGGCTCCTTCTCAGCAGTATGGAGCCCCAGCTCAGGCACCTTCTCAGCAGTATGGAGCTCCGGCTCAGGCACCTTCCCAACAATATGGAGCTCCAGCTCAGGCACCTTCCCAACAATATGGAGCTCCAGCTCAGGCACCTTCCCAGCAATATGGAGCTCCAGCTCAGGCTCCGTCGCAGCAGTATGGAGCCCCAGCACAGGCTCCATCTCGGCAGTATGGTCCTCCAGCTCAGGCTCCATCCAGCCAGTATGGCGCTCCTGCTCCGTCTCGTCCCTCGTCGCAATACGGACCTCCGGCCCAAGCTCCATCTTCGCAGTACGGACCACCAGCTCAGGCTCCTCGTCAGCCATCTCAACAGTACGGAGCTCCAGCCCAAACCCCATCCAGCCAGTATGGAGCCCCAGCCCAAGCTCCTTCGAGCCAGTATGGAGCACCTGCTCAGACTCCTTCCAGCCAGTATGGAGCACCTGCTCAGACTCCCTCTAGCCAGTACGGAGCACCGAGCTTCGGTTCGACCGGTGGTTCTTCGTTCGGCGGACCAGGTTCCGTCGGAGGAAGCTACCAGGTAAGCTCGAGCGGTAACGGATTCTCGCAGGCATCCTTCTCGGCCAGCAGCTTCTCTTCGAACGGTCGTACGTCACAGTCGGCTGGAGGCTTCAGCTCCGGTGGTCCGTCTCATTCCGCCGGTGGCTTCAGCTCTGGTG GTCCGTCGCAGGTTCCAGCAACCATCCCGCAAGG